A window of Halodesulfovibrio aestuarii DSM 17919 = ATCC 29578 contains these coding sequences:
- a CDS encoding GGDEF domain-containing response regulator, with amino-acid sequence MGIAKVLIVDDRPENLLTLESLLEQPGIEVVRANSGEEALGHMLDHDFALILLDVQMPGMDGYEVAELMRGNRKTKHIPIIFVTAEGKGKAQVFKGYESGAVDYLFKPLDAHIFKSKVGVFIDLFHHKVALEQKSLELDQKLVELEELQQQLEQTNEQLLLLSITDGLTGLLNKRQFNANFSHEWKRAYRNKSPLSLIVIDIDYFKAYNDTYGHTKGDECLVQVAQALADTVKRDVDRTARVGGEEFAIILPDTELAGAQHVAERVRDNVELLAIQHKGSPVSEHVTVSVGAASIIPTQKEDTLSLIKAADAALYKAKGDGRNMCCSAMLECELGAV; translated from the coding sequence ATGGGAATCGCCAAGGTACTCATCGTAGATGACAGGCCGGAAAATCTGCTGACGTTGGAAAGCCTGTTAGAACAACCGGGGATAGAGGTTGTTCGCGCAAACTCAGGCGAGGAAGCCCTCGGTCACATGCTTGATCATGATTTTGCACTGATCTTGTTGGATGTTCAGATGCCGGGCATGGACGGTTATGAAGTTGCAGAGCTTATGCGCGGGAATAGAAAAACAAAGCATATCCCCATTATTTTCGTAACTGCGGAGGGCAAGGGCAAGGCTCAAGTCTTCAAGGGGTATGAATCCGGTGCTGTTGATTACCTGTTTAAGCCGCTTGATGCCCATATTTTTAAAAGCAAAGTTGGCGTTTTTATTGATTTATTCCATCATAAAGTAGCGTTGGAACAAAAAAGCCTTGAGCTGGACCAAAAACTTGTAGAGCTTGAAGAACTGCAACAGCAGCTTGAACAGACAAACGAACAGCTTCTCCTTCTTTCAATTACTGACGGACTTACTGGTTTACTTAATAAGCGTCAGTTTAATGCTAATTTTTCCCACGAATGGAAACGGGCGTATAGAAATAAGTCTCCATTATCTCTAATAGTTATCGATATCGACTATTTTAAAGCTTATAATGACACGTACGGACACACAAAGGGTGACGAGTGCCTTGTACAAGTCGCGCAAGCATTGGCAGATACTGTGAAACGTGATGTGGATAGGACGGCACGAGTCGGTGGTGAAGAGTTTGCGATAATATTGCCGGACACAGAGCTTGCTGGAGCACAGCACGTGGCAGAGCGTGTTCGCGATAACGTTGAGTTGCTTGCAATTCAACATAAAGGCTCACCCGTTTCAGAACATGTGACCGTAAGTGTAGGCGCTGCCTCTATTATCCCAACGCAAAAAGAAGATACTCTTTCTCTTATAAAAGCTGCCGATGCCGCTTTATACAAAGCAAAGGGTGATGGCAGGAATATGTGCTGTTCGGCGATGTTAGAGTGTGAGCTAGGGGCAGTATAG
- a CDS encoding ABC transporter ATP-binding protein: MLKINGINTFYGNIHALHDVSLHIDEGEIVTLIGANGAGKSTTLMSICGGTPPRTGEITFEGKPIHQMKMDQIVHLGISQVPEGRLIFPDLTVMENLELGAFLRNDKDAIKRDMEYAFHLFPILEERQKQTGGTLSGGEQQMLAISRALMARPRLLLLDEPSLGLAPIIIQQIFEIIQKVNASGTTVFLVEQNANQALKIAHRGYVMETGHITMEDNAATLLANEDVKKAYLGL, encoded by the coding sequence ATGCTTAAAATTAATGGAATTAACACATTCTACGGCAACATCCATGCGCTGCATGATGTAAGCCTGCATATTGATGAAGGTGAAATCGTAACACTTATCGGTGCTAACGGTGCCGGTAAGTCTACAACTCTCATGTCTATTTGCGGTGGTACTCCGCCTCGTACCGGGGAAATCACTTTTGAGGGCAAACCGATTCACCAGATGAAGATGGATCAAATAGTGCATCTTGGCATCTCCCAAGTACCAGAAGGCCGACTCATTTTTCCAGACTTAACCGTTATGGAAAACTTGGAGCTTGGAGCTTTTCTGCGTAACGATAAAGACGCCATCAAACGCGATATGGAATACGCATTCCACCTGTTCCCGATTCTGGAAGAACGCCAGAAGCAAACAGGAGGCACACTCTCCGGTGGTGAACAGCAAATGCTAGCAATCTCCCGTGCCCTGATGGCTAGACCTCGACTGTTGCTCCTTGATGAGCCATCCCTTGGTCTTGCCCCAATTATTATCCAGCAGATTTTTGAAATCATTCAAAAGGTAAACGCATCCGGTACCACAGTATTTCTTGTGGAACAGAATGCGAACCAAGCGCTCAAAATTGCGCACCGAGGATATGTAATGGAAACCGGGCACATTACTATGGAAGATAACGCAGCAACTCTGCTTGCCAACGAGGACGTAAAAAAAGCATACCTTGGCTTATAG
- a CDS encoding chemotaxis protein CheB gives MDKIIQKYEAIVIGASAGGLIALHRIFSQRCLDFNLPVLIAQHICPNRESLLPELLRQHCTGTVKDAEDKDVITSGNVYIAPSNYHLLVEPDKSIALSVEGRVNFSRPSIDVLFETASEAYCDALVGIILSGANSDGAYGVSQIKKRAGLTIVQSPDSAEFDTMPKAAIEASNPDFILSLDEIGILLNTLCNRG, from the coding sequence ATGGATAAAATCATTCAGAAATATGAAGCGATTGTTATTGGAGCTTCTGCCGGGGGGCTTATCGCATTACACCGTATTTTCTCTCAACGGTGCCTCGATTTCAACCTGCCGGTTCTTATCGCTCAGCATATTTGCCCTAACCGTGAAAGCCTGTTGCCGGAGTTGCTTCGTCAGCACTGTACTGGAACAGTTAAGGATGCTGAGGACAAGGATGTAATTACATCAGGTAACGTATATATTGCACCGTCTAATTACCATTTGTTAGTGGAACCGGACAAAAGTATTGCTTTGTCTGTAGAGGGCAGGGTGAACTTTTCACGGCCATCCATTGATGTGTTGTTTGAGACTGCTTCGGAAGCGTATTGCGATGCACTTGTAGGAATAATTTTGTCAGGGGCAAATTCCGACGGTGCTTATGGGGTGTCCCAAATAAAAAAACGCGCTGGTCTTACCATTGTGCAGTCTCCGGATTCTGCGGAGTTTGATACAATGCCTAAGGCTGCCATTGAAGCTTCAAATCCGGATTTTATTCTTTCTTTGGATGAAATCGGAATATTATTGAATACACTTTGTAATAGAGGATAA
- a CDS encoding branched-chain amino acid ABC transporter substrate-binding protein → MTFSGLLKSIVTGLAVTALCVPAFAADTIKLGVAGAHSGDLASYGLPTVNAAKVVVEKINAAGGINGKQVELLIQDDQCKPEQATNVATKLVSDGANVVLGHICSGATKAALPIYTEAKLIAMSPSATNPMLTQSGDYPTFFRTIASDDMQARLGVDFAIEKLGAKKIAVLHDKGDYGKGYAEFARKFIEEGGKAEVVMFEGVTPGAPDYSAVVQKIRRFKADTVIYGGYHPEASKIISQMRKKRIKANFVSDDGVKDDTFIKVAGKNAEGVYASGPIDVSNLPMYKEAIAAHVKMFGSEPGAFYPAAYAATVAMLTAIERADSTDYEAVTAKLRSEFVDTPVGKIKFNEKGDAEGVGFSMYQVQNGKYIELK, encoded by the coding sequence ATGACATTTTCTGGTTTACTTAAGTCCATCGTAACGGGCCTCGCCGTTACAGCATTATGTGTACCTGCTTTTGCGGCAGACACTATCAAGCTTGGTGTAGCTGGCGCACACAGTGGCGACCTTGCTTCCTATGGTTTACCTACCGTTAACGCTGCAAAAGTTGTTGTTGAAAAAATCAACGCTGCCGGCGGGATAAATGGCAAACAGGTTGAGTTGCTTATTCAGGATGACCAGTGCAAACCTGAGCAGGCTACCAACGTAGCTACCAAACTTGTTTCTGACGGTGCAAACGTTGTACTCGGTCACATCTGCTCTGGTGCAACAAAAGCTGCTCTGCCGATCTACACAGAAGCTAAGCTTATCGCCATGTCACCTAGTGCTACAAACCCTATGCTCACCCAGTCTGGCGACTACCCGACATTCTTCCGCACCATCGCTTCTGACGATATGCAGGCACGTCTCGGCGTTGACTTTGCTATCGAAAAACTTGGCGCAAAAAAAATTGCCGTACTGCACGATAAAGGGGACTACGGTAAAGGGTACGCAGAATTCGCACGCAAATTTATTGAAGAAGGCGGCAAAGCTGAAGTTGTTATGTTTGAAGGCGTAACACCGGGTGCTCCAGACTACTCCGCAGTAGTACAGAAAATTCGCCGTTTTAAAGCTGATACCGTTATCTACGGTGGTTACCATCCGGAAGCTTCTAAAATCATTAGTCAGATGCGTAAAAAGCGTATTAAAGCAAACTTTGTTTCTGATGACGGCGTAAAAGATGACACCTTCATCAAAGTAGCCGGTAAAAACGCTGAGGGCGTATACGCCTCCGGCCCTATCGATGTATCTAACCTGCCAATGTACAAAGAAGCGATTGCTGCACACGTAAAAATGTTTGGCTCCGAGCCTGGCGCATTCTACCCTGCAGCATACGCAGCAACTGTAGCAATGCTTACCGCCATCGAACGTGCTGACTCCACAGACTACGAAGCTGTAACTGCTAAACTGCGCAGTGAGTTTGTAGATACTCCTGTCGGCAAAATTAAATTTAACGAAAAAGGCGACGCAGAAGGCGTTGGTTTCTCCATGTATCAGGTACAAAACGGTAAATACATAGAACTTAAATAA
- a CDS encoding branched-chain amino acid ABC transporter permease, producing MDWDFFIELGLGGLTRGSIYALIAIGYTMVYGIIELINFAHGEIYMLGAFTGLIVAGVMGIYGFPAVAILLMAIVIAVLYCAAYGYTMEKVAYKPLRGAARLSPLISAIGMSLFLQNYIILAQTSDFLPFPALIPDFEFMEPIAHIFGSTDLVIVVASASSMAALTLFIKFTKLGKAMRATAQNRKMAMLLGINADKIISTTFIIGSSLAALGGVLISTHSGQLNFMIGFIAGVKAFTAAVLGGIGSIPGAMLGGLFLGLAESYAAGYISSDYEDVFAFSLLVIFLIFRPSGILGKAPVEKV from the coding sequence ATGGATTGGGATTTTTTCATCGAATTGGGTCTTGGCGGATTAACGCGTGGTAGCATCTATGCTCTCATCGCGATCGGCTACACGATGGTATACGGCATTATTGAGCTTATTAACTTTGCCCACGGCGAAATTTACATGCTCGGTGCCTTTACCGGTCTTATTGTTGCCGGCGTGATGGGTATCTATGGATTCCCAGCTGTTGCAATCCTGCTTATGGCAATAGTTATTGCCGTATTGTACTGTGCTGCCTACGGGTACACCATGGAAAAAGTAGCGTACAAACCGCTTCGTGGCGCTGCTCGCTTATCTCCACTTATTTCTGCTATCGGTATGTCACTTTTCCTCCAGAACTACATCATTCTGGCGCAGACATCTGACTTCTTACCGTTTCCAGCATTAATTCCGGATTTTGAGTTTATGGAACCAATTGCACACATTTTTGGTTCAACGGACTTAGTAATTGTTGTTGCCAGTGCCAGTTCAATGGCAGCTCTTACCTTGTTCATTAAATTTACCAAACTGGGCAAAGCCATGCGTGCAACTGCCCAGAACAGAAAAATGGCAATGCTCCTTGGCATTAACGCCGACAAAATTATTTCTACCACCTTCATCATTGGCTCTTCGCTGGCTGCTCTTGGTGGCGTGCTTATTTCCACCCACTCAGGTCAGCTAAACTTCATGATCGGCTTTATTGCCGGTGTAAAAGCATTTACGGCTGCGGTTCTTGGTGGCATCGGTTCCATTCCGGGTGCGATGCTTGGCGGGCTGTTCCTCGGATTGGCAGAAAGCTATGCGGCAGGGTATATTTCCAGTGACTACGAAGACGTTTTTGCCTTCTCACTGCTGGTCATATTCCTCATCTTCCGTCCATCCGGCATTCTGGGCAAAGCGCCTGTTGAAAAGGTATAA
- a CDS encoding glutamine--tRNA ligase/YqeY domain fusion protein → MSKAPVAPEENNEGTSLDFIRTIIAEDCESGKFDGRVHTRFPPEPNGYLHLGHAKSICLNFGIAQEHENGICNLRFDDTNPLKEEDEYVQSIQEDVKWLGFDWGEKPFYTSNYFEVLYGHAVKLIEMGKAYVDHSTPEAIREMRGTLTEPGTESPYRGRSVEENLDLFTRMRNGEFADGECVLRAKIDMTSPNIIMRDPALYRIRRATHHRTGDAWCIYPMYDFAHCLSDSQEHITHSICTLEFENNRELYDWLLDTLDIYHPQQIEFARLNLTHTVLSKRKLIQLVEEGHVRGWDDPRMPTISGLRRRGCPPEAIREFCSRIGVAKADSMVDAAMLEFCMREKLNAVAPRLMGVIDPVKVVITNYPEDQVDEFEMPLHPELEEYGKRTVPFSRELYIEREDFREEAPKKFFRLTVGKEVRLRYAYYVTCTDVVKDEQGEIVEIHCTYDPATKGGWSEDGRKVKGTLHWVSVKHAVPAEVRLYEPLFEKENPNKVEEGKTFIDYINPDSEKIITAYLEPRLAEYKAGERVQFERLGYYCADLDTTPERPVFNRTATLRDSWKRVERNQK, encoded by the coding sequence ATGAGTAAGGCTCCTGTAGCACCTGAAGAGAACAACGAAGGAACTAGTCTGGATTTTATCCGTACTATTATTGCTGAAGATTGTGAGAGCGGAAAATTTGACGGGCGCGTACATACCCGTTTCCCTCCAGAGCCTAATGGCTATCTGCATCTTGGGCATGCTAAATCCATTTGCTTGAACTTTGGAATTGCGCAAGAACACGAAAATGGCATTTGTAATCTTCGATTTGACGATACTAACCCGTTGAAAGAAGAAGATGAATACGTTCAATCCATTCAGGAAGACGTAAAGTGGCTCGGTTTCGACTGGGGTGAAAAGCCTTTTTATACTTCCAACTATTTTGAAGTGCTTTATGGCCATGCCGTAAAGCTTATTGAAATGGGTAAAGCATACGTAGACCACTCCACTCCTGAGGCTATTCGCGAGATGCGCGGTACTCTTACTGAGCCGGGGACTGAAAGCCCATACCGTGGTCGCAGTGTGGAAGAGAACCTTGATCTGTTTACCCGTATGCGCAATGGTGAATTTGCTGACGGCGAGTGTGTTCTGCGCGCTAAAATAGATATGACCTCACCGAATATTATAATGCGTGACCCTGCATTGTACCGTATCCGCAGGGCGACTCATCATAGAACTGGTGATGCATGGTGTATTTATCCTATGTACGACTTCGCGCATTGTCTTTCTGATTCTCAGGAACACATTACGCATTCTATTTGTACTCTTGAGTTTGAAAATAACCGTGAACTTTATGACTGGCTGCTTGATACTCTCGACATATATCACCCGCAGCAGATTGAGTTTGCACGACTGAATCTGACACATACTGTCCTTTCCAAGCGTAAACTTATTCAGCTTGTCGAAGAAGGGCATGTCCGTGGGTGGGATGATCCGCGTATGCCTACCATTTCCGGCTTACGTCGCCGTGGTTGTCCACCTGAAGCAATCCGCGAATTCTGTTCCCGTATAGGGGTGGCAAAAGCAGACTCCATGGTTGATGCTGCAATGCTCGAATTCTGCATGCGCGAAAAACTTAACGCCGTTGCACCGCGTCTCATGGGTGTTATTGATCCGGTAAAAGTCGTGATTACAAACTATCCTGAAGATCAGGTTGATGAATTTGAAATGCCGCTTCATCCGGAACTGGAAGAATATGGCAAGCGCACTGTGCCGTTCTCCCGTGAATTGTACATTGAACGCGAAGATTTCCGTGAAGAAGCACCTAAGAAATTTTTCCGTCTTACCGTTGGTAAAGAAGTTCGTCTGCGTTACGCATACTACGTTACCTGTACTGATGTTGTGAAAGACGAACAAGGTGAGATTGTTGAAATCCACTGTACTTATGATCCCGCAACCAAGGGCGGCTGGTCTGAAGATGGTCGTAAGGTTAAGGGCACATTGCACTGGGTTTCTGTGAAGCACGCTGTGCCTGCCGAAGTGCGTCTTTACGAACCACTTTTCGAAAAAGAAAATCCGAACAAGGTTGAAGAAGGTAAAACTTTTATTGATTACATCAACCCTGATTCTGAAAAAATTATCACCGCATATCTTGAGCCACGTCTTGCTGAATACAAAGCTGGTGAACGTGTACAGTTCGAGCGCCTTGGCTACTATTGTGCAGACCTCGATACTACCCCAGAAAGACCGGTTTTCAACCGGACTGCAACCCTTCGTGATAGTTGGAAGCGTGTAGAACGTAACCAAAAATAG
- the livM gene encoding high-affinity branched-chain amino acid ABC transporter permease LivM, whose translation MQGLKQSIITSLWFMFLTFPIMVVRVNTIENTIEWRWMNLAYVGVGIFILSYVWRWALARKEAKQYETVSTDKPKKQLWISRAMEEPAVARPALAVAFAVSAILPLLVSTYQTNIFISFLLYIILGLGLNIIVGVAGLLFLGHAAFYAIGAYSYALLNHYFGIGFWVALPLGGLFACLGGILLAFPVLRLRGDYLAIVTLGFGEIIRLVLENWSTLTGGPSGISNIDRPGLFGMELSVADANIYIYYIVLGLAIVTIISVQRLKNSRIGRALQALREDEIACQAMGIDRVTVKLMAFGLGTAWAGLAGVIFAAKTTFINPASFTFMESAIILSIVVLGGMGSNLGVILGSAFLVLMPEYLRAFSEYRMIIFASAMVLMMVFRPQGLIAPKGRKYHIDDPDLVKEGDA comes from the coding sequence ATGCAAGGACTGAAACAATCCATAATTACCAGTTTGTGGTTCATGTTCCTTACATTTCCTATCATGGTTGTTCGAGTAAATACTATCGAGAACACCATTGAATGGAGATGGATGAACCTTGCCTACGTCGGCGTAGGGATCTTTATTTTATCCTACGTATGGCGCTGGGCTCTGGCTCGCAAAGAAGCCAAACAATACGAAACAGTTTCGACTGACAAACCGAAAAAACAACTCTGGATCTCCCGTGCGATGGAAGAACCTGCAGTGGCACGACCTGCTCTTGCCGTTGCCTTTGCAGTGAGCGCAATACTGCCTTTGCTTGTAAGCACGTACCAGACAAACATTTTTATCTCGTTTTTGCTGTACATCATCCTTGGCCTCGGCTTGAACATTATTGTTGGTGTAGCAGGTCTTCTTTTTCTTGGACATGCTGCATTCTATGCAATTGGTGCATACAGCTATGCATTGCTTAACCACTATTTCGGAATCGGATTCTGGGTAGCGTTGCCACTTGGCGGCCTATTTGCCTGTCTCGGCGGAATCCTGCTTGCCTTCCCTGTATTGCGTCTGCGTGGTGACTACCTCGCAATCGTAACTCTCGGATTCGGTGAAATTATCCGACTGGTTCTGGAAAACTGGAGCACTCTGACTGGTGGCCCATCCGGTATCTCTAATATTGACCGGCCGGGCTTATTCGGCATGGAACTGTCTGTAGCAGACGCAAATATATACATTTACTACATAGTTCTCGGTCTCGCTATCGTTACCATTATTTCAGTGCAACGATTAAAAAATTCCCGTATCGGCCGTGCTCTTCAGGCACTGCGCGAAGATGAAATCGCCTGTCAGGCAATGGGGATTGATCGCGTTACCGTTAAACTTATGGCGTTTGGTCTGGGTACAGCTTGGGCTGGTCTTGCCGGTGTAATTTTTGCCGCAAAAACCACCTTTATTAACCCTGCCAGTTTTACCTTTATGGAATCGGCAATCATCTTGTCCATCGTTGTTCTCGGCGGCATGGGTTCCAACCTTGGTGTTATCCTCGGCTCTGCGTTCCTCGTGCTTATGCCGGAATATCTGCGGGCATTCTCAGAATACCGCATGATTATTTTTGCGTCCGCAATGGTGCTTATGATGGTATTCCGTCCGCAGGGACTTATTGCTCCTAAGGGACGTAAATACCACATAGATGATCCTGACCTTGTCAAAGAAGGAGATGCGTAA
- a CDS encoding BCCT family transporter translates to MVTEDKNQGANLRPDNKILIPATIILIGIIACSILFTEPFEQLLKSVYSVFTNTTGTLFLWATLVMMFLSVFFMFSRYGEIKFGEKDEKPEFNNYSWISMMFCSGVAGAVMFWSIVEPLFNLAYPPMFAEPLSREAFEWSMAYVLLHWGPVTWPWYMVSALPICYLYYKRKKPVLRISSTAEPILGEKANRGIGRGIEIIFIIGLMFSNATVMGVSVPIVNHALSAVLGIKPSFTLELVILGISAVIFTASVSLGLKKGIKVLSDANVVIALGLVLFCFVTGPTVFIVDNFTNSMGQMLSNFWGMILWTDPYTKGSFPQDWTIFYALWMASYGPFMGLFIARISRGRTVRQVIALGLAGGIAGSYMIHAVFGGYTLHAQLNGVVDAVDMLKASGGSAALVSVLSTLPAGTFVLIGYCVFSTIFLATSVDSCAYIISCSATTKLVPGTEPTRGHRFYWAAIQAGLALAAITLGGLGPAKVFANFAGALMLVPIAFGIASWFKMTKQDDALVKYCTPDPNKTI, encoded by the coding sequence ATGGTTACAGAAGACAAAAATCAGGGTGCAAACCTTCGCCCTGATAACAAGATTTTGATTCCTGCGACGATAATTCTTATTGGGATTATCGCTTGTTCAATCTTGTTTACCGAACCGTTCGAACAGCTTCTGAAGTCTGTATATAGTGTATTTACTAATACAACAGGTACGTTGTTTTTGTGGGCTACCTTAGTGATGATGTTTCTCTCCGTATTTTTTATGTTTTCCCGTTACGGAGAAATTAAATTTGGCGAAAAAGACGAAAAGCCCGAGTTTAACAACTATTCCTGGATTTCTATGATGTTCTGTTCCGGCGTTGCCGGTGCGGTTATGTTTTGGTCCATTGTAGAACCTCTGTTCAATCTGGCGTACCCGCCTATGTTCGCGGAGCCGCTATCGCGCGAGGCTTTCGAGTGGTCCATGGCCTATGTGCTTCTGCATTGGGGGCCTGTCACCTGGCCGTGGTACATGGTAAGTGCATTGCCTATCTGTTACTTGTACTACAAGCGTAAAAAGCCTGTCCTGCGCATTAGTTCCACTGCTGAGCCGATACTTGGTGAAAAGGCCAATCGTGGTATCGGTAGAGGTATCGAAATTATTTTTATTATCGGTCTGATGTTCTCTAATGCTACGGTTATGGGAGTGTCTGTTCCGATTGTTAATCATGCTTTGAGTGCTGTTCTCGGTATTAAGCCTAGCTTTACTCTGGAACTGGTTATCCTTGGCATCTCAGCAGTTATTTTTACTGCTTCTGTCTCTCTGGGGCTCAAAAAAGGCATTAAGGTTTTATCTGATGCCAACGTTGTCATCGCGCTGGGGTTGGTTCTTTTCTGCTTTGTTACTGGCCCTACAGTATTTATTGTGGATAACTTCACCAACTCGATGGGGCAGATGCTGTCTAATTTTTGGGGAATGATTCTTTGGACTGATCCGTATACCAAAGGCAGTTTTCCGCAGGATTGGACTATCTTTTATGCCTTGTGGATGGCTTCCTACGGTCCGTTTATGGGGCTGTTTATTGCACGTATTTCTCGAGGGCGCACCGTTCGTCAGGTGATTGCTTTGGGCTTGGCTGGGGGCATAGCCGGTTCCTATATGATCCATGCTGTGTTTGGTGGGTACACCCTACACGCTCAGCTTAACGGTGTTGTCGATGCAGTTGACATGTTGAAAGCCTCCGGTGGTTCAGCGGCACTGGTTTCAGTCCTTAGTACATTACCTGCTGGAACATTTGTTTTGATTGGCTATTGTGTGTTCTCAACAATTTTTCTTGCAACATCTGTGGATTCCTGTGCCTACATTATTTCCTGTTCCGCAACGACCAAACTAGTCCCGGGAACCGAACCGACTCGCGGACACCGATTTTATTGGGCAGCCATTCAGGCAGGGCTTGCTCTGGCGGCGATTACGCTAGGCGGTCTTGGACCGGCTAAGGTCTTCGCGAATTTCGCAGGAGCACTTATGCTCGTGCCTATTGCATTCGGAATAGCTTCTTGGTTCAAAATGACCAAGCAGGATGATGCCTTGGTTAAATATTGCACCCCCGATCCTAACAAAACTATTTAG
- a CDS encoding ABC transporter ATP-binding protein, which produces MSTVLNVNALSKSFGGLRALNDVDLKVDSGEIVALIGPNGAGKTTFFNCITGIYEPTDGDVLFTPLGKTERRVNGMKPNSVTELGMARTFQNIRLFKNMTVLENVMVARHCRTKAGILDALLRPPHVKREEKENIEKSYELLKYVGLNQHYNDLACNLPYGDQRRLEIARAMATEPSLLLLDEPAAGMNPQETASLKQLVLDIRDRFNLAILLIEHDMSMVMSLSERIYVMEYGCLISQGTPEEIRKDPQVIKAYLGEESHA; this is translated from the coding sequence ATGTCTACTGTACTGAACGTTAATGCGCTCTCCAAAAGCTTCGGTGGTCTGCGGGCACTTAACGATGTTGACCTGAAAGTGGACAGCGGCGAGATTGTTGCACTCATCGGCCCGAACGGTGCCGGCAAGACTACTTTCTTCAACTGCATCACCGGCATTTATGAACCGACTGATGGCGATGTGCTCTTTACTCCACTTGGAAAAACAGAACGCCGTGTCAACGGTATGAAGCCGAACAGCGTTACTGAGCTAGGTATGGCGCGTACCTTCCAGAACATTCGACTATTTAAGAATATGACTGTGCTGGAAAATGTTATGGTAGCCCGTCACTGCCGCACTAAAGCTGGCATTCTGGATGCGTTGCTTCGCCCACCACATGTTAAGCGTGAAGAAAAAGAAAATATTGAGAAAAGCTATGAGCTGCTCAAATACGTTGGGCTTAACCAGCACTACAACGATCTTGCCTGCAATCTGCCATACGGCGATCAGCGAAGATTAGAAATTGCACGAGCAATGGCTACTGAGCCTTCCCTGCTTTTACTTGATGAACCTGCAGCCGGCATGAACCCACAGGAAACAGCATCACTTAAACAGCTGGTGTTGGATATCCGCGACAGGTTCAACCTTGCAATTCTGCTCATTGAACACGATATGAGCATGGTAATGAGTCTATCCGAACGCATCTACGTTATGGAATACGGCTGCCTTATTTCTCAGGGTACTCCAGAAGAAATAAGAAAGGATCCACAGGTTATCAAAGCCTATCTTGGAGAGGAAAGCCATGCTTAA
- a CDS encoding CheR family methyltransferase, translating into MNEVEQVENERLEVQLLLEAIYLRYGYDFRKYASAHTKRRLEHRRALEGLPNLAAMQHLLIYDETFFNRVLLDLSINVTEMFRDPWFYKSVRELVVPYLKTYPFAKVWHAGCSAGQEVYSMGIVLQEEGMKERVQMYATDFNELILAKAKDGIYPMNLVREYTANYQQAGGKSSFSDYYTADYDNVVMKRFLKEQVLFSSHNLVTDGVFGEMNTIFCRNVLIYFNRDLQNRVLNLFYESLCPGGFLCLGSKENIKFSDVAHKFEVVAEREKIYRKKRM; encoded by the coding sequence ATGAATGAAGTTGAGCAGGTTGAAAATGAGCGGCTGGAAGTCCAGCTACTGCTGGAAGCAATTTATTTGCGTTACGGATATGATTTTAGAAAATACGCCAGTGCGCATACAAAGCGAAGGTTAGAACATAGACGAGCTCTTGAAGGACTGCCGAATCTGGCAGCTATGCAGCATTTGCTTATTTACGATGAAACATTTTTCAACAGAGTACTTTTAGATTTGTCGATAAATGTTACTGAAATGTTTAGAGATCCTTGGTTTTATAAAAGCGTGCGTGAGCTGGTCGTTCCGTATTTGAAAACATACCCATTTGCTAAAGTATGGCATGCAGGGTGTTCCGCCGGACAAGAAGTCTACTCCATGGGGATTGTCCTTCAAGAAGAAGGGATGAAAGAGCGTGTGCAAATGTACGCGACTGACTTCAACGAACTGATTTTAGCTAAGGCTAAAGACGGTATTTACCCTATGAATCTGGTGCGTGAATACACAGCAAACTACCAGCAGGCTGGGGGTAAAAGTTCTTTTTCTGATTATTACACTGCGGATTACGACAATGTAGTTATGAAGAGATTTTTAAAAGAACAGGTTCTTTTCTCTTCACATAACCTCGTGACTGATGGTGTGTTTGGAGAAATGAATACTATTTTTTGCCGAAACGTGCTTATCTATTTCAATAGAGATTTGCAGAATAGGGTACTGAACTTATTTTATGAAAGCTTATGTCCGGGGGGATTCCTGTGCCTTGGGTCAAAGGAAAATATTAAGTTTTCAGATGTTGCACACAAGTTCGAAGTAGTTGCAGAGCGGGAAAAGATTTACCGGAAAAAGCGCATGTAA